A portion of the Edaphobacter lichenicola genome contains these proteins:
- the aqpZ gene encoding aquaporin Z has translation MNLSKRAAAEFFGTFWLVFGGCGSAVLAAAFPSSIPGVNFNIGFVGVSLAFGLTVLTMAFAIGHVSGCHLNPAVSIGLVAGKRFPASELPAYIIAQVLGAIAASGVLYLIASGKPGFSLAGGFASNGYADHSPGGYSLLACFLIEVLLTAFFLLVILGSTDERAPKGFAPIAIGLCLTLIHLISIPVTNTSVNPARSTGPAIFVGGWALSQLWLFWVAPILGAILGGLISTTFFAAPQPPIREEMARDGR, from the coding sequence ATGAATCTTTCGAAACGTGCAGCAGCAGAGTTTTTCGGCACCTTCTGGCTTGTCTTCGGCGGTTGCGGCAGCGCCGTCCTCGCTGCAGCCTTCCCATCCTCCATTCCCGGAGTCAATTTCAACATCGGCTTCGTCGGAGTTTCACTTGCCTTCGGCCTCACTGTCCTCACCATGGCCTTCGCCATCGGCCACGTCTCAGGCTGCCACCTCAACCCCGCAGTCTCCATCGGACTCGTCGCGGGCAAGCGCTTCCCCGCTTCTGAGCTTCCCGCCTACATCATCGCCCAGGTCCTTGGAGCCATCGCCGCCTCAGGCGTCCTCTATCTCATCGCCAGCGGCAAACCTGGCTTCTCGCTCGCCGGCGGCTTTGCCTCAAACGGCTACGCCGACCACTCCCCCGGCGGCTATTCGCTTCTCGCCTGCTTCCTCATTGAGGTGCTCCTCACTGCATTCTTCCTTCTCGTCATCCTCGGCTCAACCGACGAGCGCGCCCCCAAAGGCTTCGCCCCCATCGCCATCGGTCTCTGCCTCACGCTGATCCACCTCATCAGCATTCCGGTTACGAACACCTCAGTCAACCCCGCTCGCAGCACAGGCCCCGCCATCTTCGTCGGCGGATGGGCGCTCAGCCAACTCTGGCTCTTCTGGGTCGCGCCAATCCTAGGCGCAATCCTAGGCGGCCTCATCTCAACTACATTCTTCGCTGCACCACAACCACCCATCCGCGAAGAGATGGCACGAGACGGACGCTAA
- a CDS encoding prolipoprotein diacylglyceryl transferase — MFPYIDIGPVHLGTFGLLLWLAAVVATVVLYKNFVRNGVDADALSVVAFVVIAGVLGAKAWHELQNTADLYAAYRQIIAPGWHRPFAVAMDFLHWFQAGFAWFGGMLAGIAMLMWQGREAKPDGLTGWKAAVRMLDLAAPAAAIGYGVGRIGCLTSGDGDYGKVTTLPWGVHLRADALVPVRALVPDAPLNAMVQPTPVYEFLFALALGWFLWRLGRKARPIGWLTGVYLVLSGLGRFLVEFVRLNPRLYWGMSNAQVAALGSVVVGLIVMVVTRRGTVVASPVVEVSS; from the coding sequence ATGTTTCCCTATATTGATATTGGCCCGGTACACCTGGGTACGTTTGGGTTGTTATTGTGGCTAGCTGCGGTTGTGGCAACGGTGGTGCTGTACAAAAATTTTGTTCGCAACGGTGTGGATGCGGATGCATTGAGTGTGGTCGCGTTTGTTGTGATCGCAGGTGTGCTGGGCGCGAAGGCGTGGCACGAACTGCAGAATACGGCCGATCTGTATGCGGCGTATCGCCAGATCATTGCTCCGGGGTGGCATCGGCCCTTTGCGGTGGCGATGGATTTTCTGCATTGGTTTCAGGCTGGATTTGCGTGGTTCGGCGGAATGCTGGCCGGAATTGCGATGTTGATGTGGCAGGGCAGGGAGGCGAAGCCTGATGGCCTGACGGGATGGAAGGCTGCGGTACGGATGCTTGATCTTGCGGCTCCGGCGGCGGCGATTGGGTATGGGGTGGGGCGAATTGGGTGCCTGACTTCTGGTGACGGCGATTATGGCAAGGTGACGACGCTGCCCTGGGGGGTGCATCTGCGTGCGGATGCGCTGGTGCCGGTGCGGGCACTGGTGCCGGATGCTCCGCTGAATGCGATGGTGCAGCCGACGCCGGTCTATGAGTTTCTGTTTGCTCTGGCGCTGGGCTGGTTTTTGTGGCGGTTGGGACGGAAGGCAAGGCCGATTGGGTGGTTGACCGGGGTTTACCTGGTTTTGAGTGGGCTGGGGCGGTTTCTGGTGGAGTTCGTGCGGCTGAATCCGCGGCTTTACTGGGGGATGAGCAATGCCCAGGTGGCGGCGTTAGGCTCGGTGGTTGTGGGGTTGATCGTGATGGTGGTGACGCGACGGGGTACGGTGGTGGCCTCGCCGGTGGTTGAGGTGAGTTCGTAA
- the hpt gene encoding hypoxanthine phosphoribosyltransferase produces MPSSTPPASTPVFPPASTMEILFTKQQIADRTREIGAQISADYKGQSIVLIGVLKGAAIFLADLARAIQVDNTFDFVAVSSYGRARVSSGAVKLIKDIDNPIEGKHVIIVEDILDTGLTLSYLRGLMLQHKPASLKIATCLDKPERRLVPIEADYVAFKIPNQFVIGYGMDYAERYRGVEDIRIFPAEVAGH; encoded by the coding sequence ATGCCATCTAGCACGCCCCCCGCAAGCACGCCCGTCTTCCCGCCCGCCTCAACCATGGAGATTCTCTTCACCAAACAGCAGATCGCCGACCGCACTCGCGAAATCGGCGCACAAATCTCCGCCGACTACAAAGGGCAGTCCATCGTCCTCATCGGGGTTCTCAAAGGTGCAGCCATCTTCCTCGCCGACCTCGCCCGCGCCATCCAGGTCGACAACACCTTCGACTTCGTCGCCGTCTCCAGCTACGGCCGCGCCCGCGTCTCCTCCGGCGCCGTCAAGCTCATCAAAGACATCGACAACCCCATCGAAGGCAAACACGTCATCATCGTCGAAGACATCCTCGACACCGGCCTCACCCTCAGCTATCTTCGCGGCCTCATGCTCCAGCACAAACCCGCATCGCTCAAAATCGCCACCTGCCTCGACAAGCCCGAGCGTCGCCTCGTCCCCATCGAAGCCGACTACGTAGCCTTCAAAATCCCCAATCAGTTCGTCATCGGCTACGGCATGGACTACGCCGAACGCTATCGCGGCGTTGAAGACATTCGCATCTTCCCCGCCGAGGTCGCCGGCCACTAA
- a CDS encoding chloride channel protein, whose amino-acid sequence MKTFASSPPRSPATNHDTALELPIREPSLQPNLTQPDPPPAFWLLIVLIGVAAGIASGLLMHLLRFVERVTYNANAGSFLADVLQSSPYRRIFAMALAGLLTSCVLAFLHWQRSRRPVSHTGTHPPALIHALLSIVTVGMGAPLGREAALKETAAFIATRFASTMRLTAGHQQLLIACGAGAGMAAAYNVPFGGAIFAVEVLIGTISLQSVTAAIATSCIATATSWLFLPNLPTYTVPTFHITASILCFSVLAAPLFGVASAAFVSGVAWASRQHPQGWWMWIAPILVLTSVGIASTTFPELLGNGKDAIQSTFLNRDSVRSLCFLLLLRPIATIASFRSGAAGGLFTPTMSLGAILGSLLGSLWLRLPIPFLRDQVSAMPASVFSIIGSGAVLAAGTQAPISSLIFLLELTHRLDALTLPLLLAMAGALLTHRFFQPGTIYSVRD is encoded by the coding sequence TTGAAGACATTCGCATCTTCCCCGCCGAGGTCGCCGGCCACTAACCACGACACAGCTCTGGAGCTACCGATTCGCGAGCCGTCTCTGCAACCTAATCTGACGCAGCCGGACCCTCCTCCCGCCTTTTGGCTCCTCATCGTCCTCATCGGAGTGGCCGCTGGCATCGCTTCCGGCCTCCTCATGCATCTGCTTCGCTTCGTCGAGCGTGTAACCTACAATGCAAACGCTGGCAGCTTTCTCGCCGACGTCCTGCAATCCTCCCCCTACCGCCGCATCTTCGCCATGGCGCTGGCTGGCCTGCTGACCAGTTGCGTCCTCGCCTTCCTTCACTGGCAGCGCTCGCGACGTCCCGTCAGCCACACGGGCACACACCCTCCAGCTCTCATCCACGCACTTCTCTCCATAGTCACTGTTGGGATGGGTGCGCCGCTAGGTCGAGAAGCTGCCTTGAAGGAAACCGCGGCCTTTATCGCCACACGCTTTGCTTCAACAATGCGCCTCACCGCAGGCCACCAACAGCTTCTCATCGCCTGCGGCGCCGGTGCCGGTATGGCCGCGGCCTACAACGTACCGTTCGGCGGAGCCATCTTTGCCGTCGAAGTCCTCATCGGCACCATCTCTCTTCAAAGTGTCACCGCCGCCATCGCGACCTCCTGCATCGCCACCGCCACCTCATGGCTCTTCCTTCCCAACCTCCCGACATACACAGTACCCACCTTTCACATCACCGCTTCTATCCTGTGCTTCTCTGTTCTCGCCGCTCCTCTCTTCGGCGTTGCCTCTGCCGCCTTTGTCTCCGGCGTCGCGTGGGCCAGCCGCCAGCATCCCCAGGGGTGGTGGATGTGGATCGCACCCATTCTTGTCCTCACCAGCGTTGGTATCGCCTCCACTACCTTCCCTGAACTCCTAGGCAATGGCAAAGACGCCATCCAAAGCACCTTTCTCAACCGGGACTCTGTCCGGAGCCTCTGCTTTCTCCTTCTCCTCCGGCCCATTGCCACCATCGCCAGTTTTCGCAGCGGAGCCGCCGGCGGCCTCTTCACTCCCACCATGAGCCTGGGTGCCATCCTCGGCTCTCTGCTCGGTTCTCTCTGGCTTCGCTTGCCCATCCCCTTTTTGCGCGACCAGGTCTCCGCAATGCCCGCCTCCGTCTTCTCCATCATCGGTTCAGGAGCCGTTCTGGCAGCCGGGACACAAGCGCCCATCTCCTCGCTCATCTTCCTGCTTGAGCTCACTCACCGACTCGACGCCCTTACCCTCCCGTTGCTCCTCGCCATGGCAGGAGCCCTTCTTACTCATCGTTTTTTCCAGCCAGGCACCATCTACTCCGTTCGAGACTAA
- a CDS encoding nuclear transport factor 2 family protein, which produces MHTTITRLAVAFTFLFTSTSLYAENLQKNIIECEAKMWKALIGPKVDIEEFQRRLAWGYLSIDSDGVLYSGQENLPYLQSIAVSSFTIKNPSVRELSSTSAVIVAHVKWDGTRDGHQVSADILSSTVWIKRDGKWRAQLHTETASHAEN; this is translated from the coding sequence TTGCACACAACCATCACGCGGCTTGCTGTCGCCTTTACTTTTCTCTTCACCTCAACGTCTCTATACGCAGAAAACCTACAAAAAAACATCATTGAGTGTGAGGCCAAAATGTGGAAGGCTTTGATAGGACCCAAGGTCGACATCGAAGAATTTCAGCGACGGCTTGCCTGGGGCTACCTCAGTATTGATAGCGATGGAGTGCTCTACTCCGGACAGGAAAATCTTCCGTATCTCCAAAGCATAGCGGTCTCATCCTTTACCATCAAAAATCCAAGCGTACGCGAGCTCTCCTCAACGTCAGCCGTCATCGTCGCCCACGTCAAGTGGGACGGAACACGCGACGGCCACCAGGTCTCTGCCGATATTCTCAGCTCCACCGTATGGATAAAACGCGATGGCAAATGGCGAGCCCAGCTTCATACCGAAACCGCATCGCACGCTGAAAACTAA